The DNA region TTTCAGCGCGGCCTGTCAGAAACAACTCCTGGCGAAACTGCGCTTTCTCAGCCAGAAAAGCGTACTGAATATTCCGGGCGTTGAGCGCGGAACCTGGCTGCGCCTGCTGGAAAGCGGCAACATGACACATCTGTTCGGCTGGCTGGTATTAACCCCGCAGCAGATCGCCGCAGCAACCGGATTGTCGCCGGAACGTGCCGGACAGCTCTGGCACCGTTTTAATCTTACCCGGCAGCAGCCGTTTCGTCGCTGGGTGGCGGCATCCGGCGTTTCACTGCCGCGCAAGGCCCTGAAGGCCCTGCCTGACCCGAAGTGGGAGAGCCTGATACAGCGGGACGTTAAGGCCTGGCAGACACTGCCGGGCGTGGGGGCGGCGCTGGCAACGCGCCTGGTGGCTCAGTTCCATGATGCCCGGCTGCAGGCCCTGATCACGTTTCTTCAGCAGCAGGGCATCCCCGCCAGCTCAGTGCTCGGGGTGGGGATAGTTGAAAATCGGCAGGCCAAGACGGAAGCGCAGCGCCAGTAAACGGGCGAAAAAGCCGAACAGCAGGGTAATGATGATGACCGCTTCATGTGCCAGCGAGGTTTTCAGCAGCAGGATGTAGATCCAGCCCGAGGCAAACGCGATTCCCGCGTAGATTTCCTTCTGAAACACCAGCGGGATGCGGTTGCAGAACATATCCCGCAGTACGCCACCAAAGACGCCGGTGATCACTGCGCTTATGGCGGCAATAATCATGGCGTGGCCGGAATCCAGCGCAACCTGCGCACCGATGATGGAAAAGACCACCAGACCCAGCGCATCCAGCACCAGAAAGACTTTACGCAGATGCGTCATCAGCGGTGCCAGAAACGTGGTCACAACGGCTGCGGCCGCCACAATCATGATGTATTCGGGATGTTTCACCCAGCCCAGCGGATAGTGGCCCAGCAGGATGTCGCGCACCGAACCGCCACCAATGGCGGTTACTGACGCAATGATAATGACGCCGAACAGATCCATTTTGCGGCGACCAGCGGCCAGCGCGCCGGTCATGGCCTCGGCGGTAATACCAATGATGTAGAGAACGGTCAGTAACATAGCAGACTCCGGTAAAACGGCGGCAACGCGACGGCATTGCCCGAGAGACGGCGACGGGGACTTTCTGGCGTCCGGCGTCCGGGATGAGCGCAGTTTATACCAGCCTGCCCCGGCGTCAGCATAGAAAGAGTTTTGCAGAACAATGGCAGCAGGGACAGGAGAGAGCGATGAGCCGTTCAGGTTCCGGGCAGACGCATGTCTGAGGTTTCAGCGGCGGGGCTCTGGCAGCAGGACGCCGCGACAAGGAGCCCGCCTTTGGGCAGACACTCATTCGGATAAAAGAGAAAAGGCGGAGATAGCGGCGAAACATCAGAATCGAACAGAGAAATGAGGCAGCCAGTAAAAATAAAAGGCGTGCTGGTTAACAGCACGCCAATGCATCGTTTCCGACGCTCAGAGCCCACCATACAGACTTATTTTATTATTTGTTTCGTGCACGAATTTTAAAAAATGCATTCAGGCTGAAATGATATTCCGGCTGGAACCAGGAACGACCATAGTAGCAGTAAATCAGCATGCGAACAGAGGCCATCGCCAGGTAACCCCAGATTGCGCATAATACGGAAGGTGTCAGCCAGACGGTAAATAAGGTCACCGCAAGCCCGGCTAATACCGAAGAGGTTTCGGCAAACGCGATTCGGGTATATTGTTTCTCACGCTGCAATATCGCACGGTAATGCTGGCCCTGGGGAATAATAATAAACACCACGGAGACCATCTGCAGCATTAAGGCCAGTTCAGGCTGATCAAATAGCGCGGTCAGCAGATGACTGCCGGTAAATAAGAGTCCGAAAACTGCAACGCCCGTCAGCATATTACCCCAGTAGATCGTGGAGAGGTCGTTGATCGAGAGCATACAGCGGCGAATAAGCTTGTTGCAGAAGCCCCGGTCGGCCAGCGTATCCACAGCCAGTAAGGCGATGACGGCAATCGCCAGCAGGTTCAGTTCATTCGCCTGCAGAATCTGCGCCAGCAGAGAGAGTTGCAGGACGCCGATACCAATAATTTTGATTGAAGAGAGCAGAGACCATTTTGCGCTATTAAGACTGCTTTCACGTATTGCCATCATATACTCGATAGAGCCCAGCGGCTCTGTGAGAATTAAATAGTTGTGTTACGGCAAGCAGAAGTTGCTGTGACACCGTTCTTTAGTGCAATTTTCCGGCCTGTGTTCTGAATATTATTTCAGATCTGCCGTGTTATTATCGGTCTGGAAACTATCCGGATAAAAAGCTTCCCCGGTTAAGCGCCTGTTTCGTGTCATGGCGGCGTTCTCCTTAAAAGGTAAGAACGCCGCCAGATCACGAATAAATCCTTTTGTCGTTTTATATTCTCCTGCCCGCATCCTTGCGGCATTCTCAGTACCCTCTTATTCAGATAACAAGAGAGTAGCTGAGCGGTCCATGACGTTTTCATGCTTTATCATTATGGGTATTGCTGTGTGTGGAATGATTTATACATTGTTTTATTTAATTTAACACCATAAGAAAAGTCTGATTACGTTACCGCAGAAATAAATGGTTTCACTTTATGCATGATAAATATTAAATCCTCAGCGCTGCGGAAATAAACGACGATTAATGATTAATGAATGTGCTACAGGCGAAAAGCGGGCGCGACAGGTGAAGGAGCCTGTAATCACGGGGGATCACCCTGCTGACAGCGGGGATTACCAGGAATTTTCCTGGTAACGATGCTTAAGCCGCAGTGGTGTTGAATACTTAAGCGGGGACAAGAATCAGATGAGGTTGTAATACTTTATCTGCCGAAATTTTTCTGTTTTTTTCATCCACGACCAGCGATAAATACAGGAAAAACCCCGTTCTAAGTGATTGATTTATTGGGTCAGCAGCTGGTTAAGCTTTTCGAGATCGTTGCTAACCCATTCAATATCCTGCTTAAATTTCTCATCGGATGTAAAGGGCTGACGATAAATTGTCACCAGCACCTCAGCACCCTGTTCATTCGCGATTACGCGCATCGGCACGTAGATCTCCTTACCTGAACCGCCATCAATCCAGTGATCCATGACACCAAATGGATTGTGGGGCGAGAATCGCAGTTTCACATTGCCGAGCGGCCCCCTGGCGCGCCAGCGATTTCCCTCCGGTTCCAGAGCACTCTGCGTCAGCCCTGACGCCCACCTGGGAAAAAATTCCGGCTTCCAGATGGTTTCATACAGATCTAACCAGTGACGGGGGATTGTCAGACTCAGCGTGCGAGAGGAGAGCATAGAACCTCCGGAGGATAAGCGAAAAAGGCATTAAAGCATGGCGGCAGGTTTGCTAAAACGTTGTAACAGCAGAAGTGTGGGGTCAGCAGAGTTCTGTATAAAGGGCAGACAGCAGGACAAGGCTGTCTGCCGCTGGTTCAGATGAAATTACCGCGCGCAGAAACCGGCTGCGCTTCGCTCTGACCGTCAGAATGACGCAGAATGAAGCTGTCCGATTGCGCCATCACGGCACAACTGTGATTGGGAAAGATGCGCAGCAGCGAACCGACGTCCGGACGGCGATCCTGATAAAGCAGGAAACCGTGCTCCTCCGATAGCTTCGTCACCTCATAGGTGTGGCCGGCTTCATCCACGGCAATACCAAAACCGCTGGCATTGGTGCCGTGCGGGCCTTTGTCCGAACTCAGCATTTTCGATCCTGCATCCACAATCGCGAAATGGTCGTTCACCGCCACGACGCGGGTGATGACGCTCATAGCCAGCTGCCCGACGCGGCTTAAACCGAGGCGGCAGGCGGTAAGATCCAGGAGTGCGTAGTTGCCGGGCCGGATTTCATCCAGGCAGGGCGCAATCTCTGCCGCCAGCGCGGTCGGGGTTGAGCCGACGGAGAGAGGGCAGTCGGTAAATCCCGCCGCCTGCAGTTTTGCCTGAAGCCGCTGCATCAGGCGGGCCTCCTGACGGGCGATATCCGCAATCGCCGCAGCATGACCAGCACCGTAAGCGTGACCGGCATGGGAAACGAGGCCGGCAAAGCGTAACCCGTTATCCTTCAGCGCCTGCGCGATCGCTATCGCCTCATCAGTATCCGGGTTAACGCCAATCCGATGCAGCCCGACATCCACCTTAATCGCGACCGCCAGATCGCACGCCGGTTGCTGCTGGCGGGCCTCAGCAATCGCCGCCACGCCATCAACGCTGTCCGCGATCAGGGTGAGCCTGACCTGATGCAGCACTGCCTGGCGCAGCAAGTCGGCCACGCTCTGCGGCTGTACAATCGGATAGGCCAGTAGCAGATCGCGCACGCCACCCAGAATAAACGTCACGCCTTCGCTGGGCTTTGAAACCGTAACGCCCCGGGCACCCAGCGCAAGCTGGCGCTGCGCAATCCAGACGCTTTTATGCGTTTTGATATGTGGCCGCAACGAGACACCCGCCTCATTTGCTTTGCGCTGCATCTGCTGCAGGTTCTGATCCAGCCGCGCGGTATCCACTTCAATATAGGGCGTAAGGCGATCATCAATCAGTGGACGCTGCCACTGCTGTGTATCGTTGATATCCATAAGATTATCCGGCAATGACGAGGTAAGAGACACCATCATTCCCTAATTTGCGCGCTGATGCCAGCCGGGTAACGGGCAGAGAAGCGAAGCGTTCACGAGTGGCGATACCAACAGAAAAAAGGGTGGGCGGCGGACAAAAACAAAAAAGCAGGCGCGAGGCCTGCTTTATGCGTTTGCTCAGACGTAGAGCGACTGTTCGCCCGGTGGCCGGGTTTTGAAACGGCGATGCAGCCAGAGGTACTGTTCGGGCGCGCGCAGGATCTGATTTTCAATCACCTTATTCATATAAGCCGCCGCCGCGACCTCATCCGTATGAGGGTAATTTTCCAGCATCGCTTCGATGATCAGATGGTAGCCATGATTGTCCGGATTGCGGATCAGCATAATCGGCACCATCGCCGGCTTCGCCAGACGCGACAGGACAAATGTTCCGTTGGTGGTGGCGGCTTTCTCCACCGCAAACAGCGGCGCAAAGGTGCTGCCTTTCGGGCCGTAATCCTGGTCCGGCGCAAACCAGACTGATTCGCCCTGCTTCAGCGCATTGACCATGCCGCGCAGGTCGCGACGGTCGATCATCGCTTTGTTTGACCGCATCCGACCCTTGGTCTGCACGTACTCCATCGCCTGATTGTTGTGCGGACGATACATTGCCATCATGGGCTGGCAGAGGCCGCTGATGCGCCCGCCCAGCTCCAGCGACATAAAATGCACACCAATCAGCATCACGCCGCGTTTTTCGTTCTGCGCCGCATAGAGATTGTCCATGCCGGTAACGTTAAACAGACGCCTGACCGCACGGTCAGACCAGAACCAGGCGATACCGGTTTCAGCCAGCGCCATGCCTAACGACGCAAAGTTACCGGCAATCATCGCTTCCGTTTTCTCTTCGCTGATTCCGGGAAAACAGAGTTCAATGTTGCGACGGGTGATACGTTCGCGGCGCTGCATAAAATGACGGGAGATCTTACCCGCCCCGGCACCGAGACGCATAAGAACAGGATAGGGAAGCTGGACCAGAAGCCAGAGCACGCTCAGGCCAAACCAGGTAAACCAGTAACGCGGATGCAGCAGCGAACTGCTAAATTTTCCGGTGTTTTTCATTAACTACCTTCATGAGAGAAATGGACGTAACGCATAAAGAGCACTTCCATAGTCTCCAGGCGGTACAGCTGTACTGATTTCGACCGGCACTTTATCAAAAAGTGCCTTCAAAGAAAGGGAAACTCTGGAATCTACAGGATTGACCAGTTTCATGGAGCGATGTCGCCAGAAGGCATGACAAGGATGCTGACCAGAAAAAGCAGATAAATTTCAGCAGATTGAAGCAGGATTATCCGGAAGATAAAGCGTGTCAGATGAGACGCCAGGAAGAGTCCGGAAATGATTATTTATCTATCTTTACGTAAAAATGCGGCCAGTCAGGTGCACGCGGGCTGCGATTTGCGAATGAATGTTAAAAGCTGATGCGGGGGCGATGAACGAAGCGTCATTGCTGACGCTTCGTTCAGGATGTGAGGCAGGGAGTTACTCGATATTCTGAATCTGCTCGCGCATCTGCTCAATCAGCACTTTCAGTTCGATCGCTGAGGCAGTGATATCGGCGTTGATCGATTTCGAGGCCAGGGTGTTCGACTCGCGATTGAACTCCTGCATCATGAAGTCGAGACGACGGCCAACGGCCTCTTTCTTCTTCAGGATGTTGTAGGTTTCTTTCACATGCGCGTCCAGACGATCCAGCTCTTCGGCGACGTCAACACGCTGCGCCATCATCACCAGTTCCTGCTCAAGGCGATTGTTTTCCAGCTGAACGTCCGCCTCTTCCAGTCTGGTGACCAGGCGCTCACGCTGCCATTTGATCACGTCAGGCATCTGCGCACGCACTTTGCTGACTTCCTGCGACACGCCTTCCAGACGCTGCTCGATCATCGCTTTCAGTGCGCTGCCTTCGCTTTCGCGTGCCGCAATAAAATCATTCAGCGCGTTATCCAGCGCCTGCAGCAACTGCGTATTGATGGCGTCCAGATCCTGCTCCTGCGCGGACATCACACCCGGCCAGCGCAGAATATCCAGCGGATTGATGGCGCCTTCGTCGCTCTGCATTTTCACCCAGTTGGCCGCCTGCACCAGCTGTTTAGCCAGAGTCTCGTTCAGCATCAGTTCGCCCTGCGCGCTGGGATCGGCGTCATAACGCAGATGGCACTCAATTTTACCGCGCGTCAGGCGCTGACGTATGCGCTCACGGATAACCGGTTCCAGCCCGCGAAACTGTTCCGGCAGACGGATATAGGTTTCCAGATAACGCTGGTTAACAGAGCGCAGCTCCCAGGCGGCGCTGCCCCATTCGCCTTTGGCTTCGCTGCGGGCATAAGCGGTCATACTGCGGATCATAAGCGGTACTCATTTACGGAAAGATGAGTGAAGTATAGCGAGGCGAGCCACGGCATAACAGGCATAAGCGCCTCACAGGAAAATAACGAACCATTTCCGCTTTCCGCGGCAGCCACTTATGATGACCGCTGACCCCTTGTGAGGATAACTGATCTATGTCTCGCGTTATTGCCCTTCCTGTTGTGATGGCTCTGTTGCTGGCGGGCTGCCAGGCGCGCCACCACTCGCCGCCCACGAAACCGCAACCCATCTGTGCGGGAGGCGACATGATGATGCAGACCACGCTGTGGTTTGGACTGAGTAAACCGGATGGCGGCAGGGTAAGTTCGCTCGACTGGATGAACTTTGTCGATAACGAGGTTACGCCGCGCTTCAAATCGGGGCTGTCGGTCTACGACGCCAGAGGGCAGTGGCTGGGCGAAAACGGTCAGCTGGCACGCGAAAACAGCAAAGCGTTAATGCTTATCCACGGGATCGATCCCGCCACCAGCCAGGCTATCGAGGCGTTACGCAGCCTTTATAAGAAACGGTTTGGTCAGGAGTCGGTGATGCGGGTCGATGCGCCCGTCTGTGTCAGTTTCTGATGGGAAAAGGGCGGCAGCGTCGCCGCCCGTTGAGTGGTCAGATAAACAGACCGGCAAACGCGGCAGAGAGCAGGCTGACCAGCGTAGAGCCATACACCAGCTTCCAGCCAAAACGGGACACCACATTGCCCTGTTTCTCATTCAGGCCTTTGATGGCGCCCGCGACGATGCCGATGGAGGCAAAGTTAGCAAAGGAGACCAGGAAGACCGACAGGATGCCCAGTCCGCGCGCGCTCATGCCCGCCGCGACCTTCTGCAACTCAATCATCGCCACAAACTCATTGGCCACCAGCTTGGTAGCCATAATGCTGGCCGCCTGCAGGGCATCGGCTTTAGGGATCCCAACCAGCCAGGCCAGGGGATAGAACAGATAGCCGAGCAGCTGCTGGAAACTGTAGCCGAACAGGGCGGCAAACAGCGCGTTAACGGCGGCGATCAGGGCAATAAAACCAATCAGCATAGCCAGAATGATCATCGCCACTTTGAAACCGGCCAGGATGTACTCACCCAGCATCTCAAAGAAACTCTGATCTTCATGCAGTTTTTCCAGCGCGATAGGCTGCTCTTCCTGGCGGGTCATCGGGTTGATGATCGACAGGATAATAAAGGTGCTGAACATGTTAAGCAGCAGCGCCGCAACCACATACTTCGGTTCAATCATCGACATATACGCACCGACAATCGACAGCGACACGGTCGACATCGCGGTTGCCGCCATGGTGTAGAGGCGGCGCGGCGGGATGTCGCCCAGAATCCCTTTGTAGGCGATGAAGTTTTCAGACTGACCCAGAATCAGCGTGCTGACGGCGTTAAACGACTCCAGCTTGCCCATGCCGTTAATCTTCGACAGCAGCGACCCGAAAAGACGGATCAGTAGCGGCAGGATACGCCAGTGCTGCAGGATACCGATCAGCGCCGAAATAAAGACAATCGGACAGAGCACGCCGAGGAAAATAAAGGCCAGCCCCTGTTTGCTCATGCCGCCAAACACAAACTCTGTGCCCTGTGCGGCAAAGCCCAGCAGCGTTTCAAAGAAACCGGCGAACGATCCCACCAGCGCCAGACCACCGGCGGAGTGAAGGAAGAACCAACCCAGTGCGGCTTCCACCACAATCAGTTGAATAATAAAGCGCAGGCGAATCTGTTTACGGTCATGACTGACGAGCAGCGCAAGGGCGAAAATCACCACCAGCGCCAGCAGAAAATGAAGAATGGCGGCCATATGTGTTTTTATCAGAGAGAAAGGAACGCGCATTTAGCCACAGCTGGCGGGGAATTTCATCTGATGCCTGTCCCAGACCGGCGCAAGAGACAGCGGGCAAGGAAGTCCGTATAATGCGCAGCCAATCATTAGCAAGCCGGAGAATACCCATGCGTCCAGCAGGCCGTAGCGCACAACAGGTGCGTCCAGTCACATTGACCCGCAATTACACCAAACACGCAGAGGGTTCCGTTCTGGTGGAGTTCGGCGAAACGAAAGTGCTCTGCACTGCCTCCGTAGACGAAGGGGTTCCGCGTTTCCTGAAAGGCCAGGGCCAGGGTTGGGTCACGGCCGAATATGGCATGCTGCCGCGCTCGACCCACAGCCGTATGGCGCGTGAAGCGGCAAAAGGCAAGCAGGGTGGCCGCACGCTGGAGATCCAGCGTCTGATCGCCCGTTCACTGCGCGCCGCCGTCGATCTGAAGGCGCTGGGTGAGTTCACGATTACGCTCGACTGCGACGTGATCCAGGCCGATGGCGGCACCCGCACCGCCTCCATCACCGGTGCCTGTGTGGCGCTGGCCGATGCACTGAACAAGCTGGTTGCCAGCGGCAAGCTGAAAGCGAACCCGATGAAGGGGATGGTCGCGGCGATTTCCGTGGGCATCGTCAGGGGCGAAGCCCTCTGCGATCTGGAATACGTTGAAGATTCTGCCGCCGAAACCGACATGAACGTCGTGATGATGGAAGATGGCCGCATGATCGAGGTGCAGGGCACCGCGGAAGGCGAACCCTTCAGCCACGACGAACTGCTGACGCTGCTGGCACTGGCGCGCGGCGGCATTGAAGAATTGATTCAGGCGCAGAAAGCGGCGCTGGAAAATTGATGTAACAGGCGACCACAGAGTCGCCTTTTCTTTATTTGAGGAGTGAGAAATGAAAGCCTGGCAGCGTCAGTTTATTGAATTCGCCCTGAACAAGCAGGTGCTGAAGTTCGGTGAGTTCACTTTGAAGTCCGGGCGTAAAAGCCCCTATTTCTTTAATGCCGGCCTGTTTAACAGCGGACGGGATTTAGCGCTGCTGGGACGCTTCTACGCGCAGGCGCTGGTCGATGGCGCGGTCGATTTCGATCTGCTGTTCGGTCCGGCTTACAAAGGCATTCCGATTGCGACCACCACGGCGGTGGCGCTGGCGGATCATCATGACCGCGACGTGCCTTACTGCTTTAACCGTAAAGAAGCCAAAGATCACGGCGAAGGCGGCCTGCTGGTGGGCAGCCCCCTGCAGGGCAAAGTGATGCTGGTGGATGACGTCATCACCGCCGGTACGGCGATTCGTGAGTCGATGGACATTATCGGCGCGCACAACGCCACGCTGGCCGGTGTGCTGGTGTCGCTGGATCGTCAGGAGCGCGGACGCGGAGAAATGTCGGCGATTCAGGAAGTGGAACGCGATTACGGCTGCAAAGTGACCGCGATTATCACGCTGGCCGATCTGATTACCTGGCTGGAAGAGAAGCCGGAGATGGCCGATCACCTGGCGCAGGTGCGGGCTTATCAGAAGGCATACGGGATTTAATCGAGGCGGGCATGACGCCCGCCTTTTTTAACCGTCAGGCGAGCTGAACGGCGATCAGCGGCCAGCGTGCCTCAAAGTCTGCGGTCGGGCTGAAGCGAAACTCAGAACGGACATAGCGCGACAGTAAACCTTCACAGAAAGCCAGCAGCTGACTGGCCAGCAGCGCCTCATCAGCCTGAAATGCTTCCCCTTCCCGCATCCTGCGTTCACGCATGACCTGTCGCAGCTGCACTTCAATCCGCTCAAACAGCTGATTGATGCGGCCCTGCAGGCGATCCTGCTCAAACATCAGTGCATGGCCGGTCAGAATGCGGGTCAGTCCCGGATTACGCTCACCAAATCCCAGAATCAATTGGACGATCAGACGCAGACGCGTCATGGTCTCTTTTTCATCCTTGAGGATCAGATTGATGCGGGTAATCAGACTGTCTTCAATAAACTCAATCAGGCTATCGAACATCCGGGTCTTGCTGGGGAAGTGACGATAGAGCGCCGCTTCGGATACGCCTACCGTAGCCGCCAGTTTAGCGGTGGTAATGCGCTGACTGCCATCACCGGACTCCAGCATCTGCGCCAGTGCCTGCAAAATCTCTTCGCGACGATTCCGTTTCGCGACTTTTTTTTCTGCCATGACCTTAAAAACCCCTGAAATTTACCTAAAAACAGGCAACACCTACGCATCTGCCACAGGAACGCGTCCCATGGCGATGAGGAAAAATAACGGGCGTAAGTGAAAGTCGGTATTGCGGGTTACTGGCGACCTGAGTGGCCAAAGCCGCCTTCACCGCGCAGGCTGGCGTCGAAATCGTCTACCAGGTTAAATTCCGCCTGCACCACGGGCACGAAGACCAGTTGTGCCATGCGGTCGCCAGGCTGCAGCGAGAAGCTCTCCTGACCGCGATTCCAGACCGAGACCATCAGTTGTCCCTGATAATCGGAGTCGATCAGGCCCACCAGATTGCCCAGCACAATCCCATGTTTGTGGCCCAGACCTGAGCGCGGCAGGATTACCGCAGCCAGTTCAGGATCGGCGATATGAATCGCCAGGCCGGTCGGCACCAGCGTCGTGGTGCCTGGCGCGATATCGAGAACATCATCAATGCATGCGCGTAAATCTAACCCGGCAGAACCTGAGGTGGCGTAAGTCGGCAGGGGAAACGCTTTGCCGACACGCGGATCCAGGATTTTAACGTCTATTTTTTTCATCATAACGGCTGACAATCTCGTCTATTAATTGTTGGCCAAGGAGCGACTTATCGCTGAGCGGTAAGCGTTTTTCTCCATCCTGCCAAAAAAGGTGAAGAGCATTGGTATCGCTATTAAACCCCTGTCCGGTTTTAGCGACGTCGTTAGCGCAGATCAGATCCAGATTCTTGCGCACCCGTTTTTGCCGGGCGTATTCTTCCACATTCTGTGTTTCAGCCGCAAATCCGACAACGAATGGCCGGTTTTCCTGAAGGGCGGCGACGCCAGCAACAATATCGGGATTCTTTATCAGGTTCAGCGTGACGGTATCATCGCCGCCCTGTTTCTTGATTTTATCGGCCGCAATATCGGCCGCCCGGTAGTCTGCCACGGCTGCGCTTGCAATGAAAATATGTTGTTTGTCTATCTCGCCCATCACGGCGGCCTGCATCTCCAGCGCGCTAGTGACATCGATACGGCGCACGCCCGCAGGCGCAGGCAGGGTGACCGGGCCGCTGACCAGGGTTACCTGCGCGCCGCGTCTGGCGGCGGCGGCGGCGATCGCAAAGCCCATTTTGCCTGAGCTGTGATTGCTGATGTAGCGCACCGGGTCCAGCGCCTCGCGGGTCGGACCGGCGGTTATCATAATGTTGAGATGTTGCAGATCGTTGACGGGGGCGGCCCACTGCACCGCATGGTCAACAATCGCCAGCGGATCGAGCATCCGGCCTGGACCCACATCACCGCAGGCCTGGCTGCCGCTGTCCGGACCCCAGATCAGCACGCCACGCGCCGCCAGGCGCTGCAGATTCTGCTGCGTGACCGCCGCGCGATACATCTGCTGATTCATGGCGGGCACCACCGCCACGGGCGAGGCCGTCGCTAAGACGGCGGTCGTCACCAGATCGTTTGCCATACCGGCGGTGATCCGGGCAATCAGGTCGGCAGTGGCTGGCGCCAGCACAATCAGGTCGGCCCATTTTGCCAGCTCGATATGGCCCATCGCCGCTTCCGCGGCGGGATCAAGCAGGTCGTCAAAGACCGGATAGCCGGACACGGCCTGCAGACTGAGCGGGGTAATAAACGCCTTCGCGCCCTCCGTCATCATCACGCGGACATCCGCGCCGCGGTCGCGCAGGCGGCGCACCAGTTCAGGTGCTTTGTAAGCAGCGATACCGCCGCTGACGCCAAGAAGAATTTTTTTGCCGGCTAATCCCATCATGATGTTGGCCTCACTAAGCTCTCAGCCGCTCGTGGCGGCGAATGCACGGACTTTATCACAAAAGCGCGGATACGCCTTTTCACAGGCTGCGTTTGCGAGCCGCCTCGTAGATTGTGTCGCCACGTCTGGCGGTCCGCATCCGGACAGGCCATGCTGATGCGCATCTCAGGGAGAGCAGATATGAAAATAAGCGGACCACGGGAAAAACTGCAGAGGCTGGGCGCGCATTCGCTCAGCGATACCGAACTTCTGGCCATCTTTCTTCGTACTGGCTCGCCAGGGCAGAATGTCATTGCGCTGGCTGACCAGATGTTGCAGGAATTTGGTTCGCTGTATCAGCTAATGACGTCGGGCAAAACGGCGTTCAGCGGTATCAAAGGC from Pantoea deleyi includes:
- the slmA gene encoding nucleoid occlusion factor SlmA, with the protein product MAEKKVAKRNRREEILQALAQMLESGDGSQRITTAKLAATVGVSEAALYRHFPSKTRMFDSLIEFIEDSLITRINLILKDEKETMTRLRLIVQLILGFGERNPGLTRILTGHALMFEQDRLQGRINQLFERIEVQLRQVMRERRMREGEAFQADEALLASQLLAFCEGLLSRYVRSEFRFSPTADFEARWPLIAVQLA
- the pyrE gene encoding orotate phosphoribosyltransferase; protein product: MKAWQRQFIEFALNKQVLKFGEFTLKSGRKSPYFFNAGLFNSGRDLALLGRFYAQALVDGAVDFDLLFGPAYKGIPIATTTAVALADHHDRDVPYCFNRKEAKDHGEGGLLVGSPLQGKVMLVDDVITAGTAIRESMDIIGAHNATLAGVLVSLDRQERGRGEMSAIQEVERDYGCKVTAIITLADLITWLEEKPEMADHLAQVRAYQKAYGI
- the dut gene encoding dUTP diphosphatase, whose amino-acid sequence is MMKKIDVKILDPRVGKAFPLPTYATSGSAGLDLRACIDDVLDIAPGTTTLVPTGLAIHIADPELAAVILPRSGLGHKHGIVLGNLVGLIDSDYQGQLMVSVWNRGQESFSLQPGDRMAQLVFVPVVQAEFNLVDDFDASLRGEGGFGHSGRQ
- the coaBC gene encoding bifunctional phosphopantothenoylcysteine decarboxylase/phosphopantothenate--cysteine ligase CoaBC, which produces MMGLAGKKILLGVSGGIAAYKAPELVRRLRDRGADVRVMMTEGAKAFITPLSLQAVSGYPVFDDLLDPAAEAAMGHIELAKWADLIVLAPATADLIARITAGMANDLVTTAVLATASPVAVVPAMNQQMYRAAVTQQNLQRLAARGVLIWGPDSGSQACGDVGPGRMLDPLAIVDHAVQWAAPVNDLQHLNIMITAGPTREALDPVRYISNHSSGKMGFAIAAAAARRGAQVTLVSGPVTLPAPAGVRRIDVTSALEMQAAVMGEIDKQHIFIASAAVADYRAADIAADKIKKQGGDDTVTLNLIKNPDIVAGVAALQENRPFVVGFAAETQNVEEYARQKRVRKNLDLICANDVAKTGQGFNSDTNALHLFWQDGEKRLPLSDKSLLGQQLIDEIVSRYDEKNRR